One genomic window of Niveibacterium sp. SC-1 includes the following:
- a CDS encoding phage holin family protein has protein sequence MTTPEARPPGLAERLGGVVDTLLGTLQTRLSLLAVEVEEEGVRLAGALFNLILAAFFIGFFTLTFALFITVWLWDTHRLLALGVDAAMFLALSLLTARNAYRRLSGGTHLFRHSVGEIARDREAIGGQPPE, from the coding sequence ATGACCACACCGGAAGCCCGCCCGCCGGGCCTCGCCGAACGCCTGGGCGGTGTGGTCGACACCCTGCTCGGCACGCTGCAGACGCGGCTCTCGCTGTTGGCGGTCGAAGTCGAGGAGGAGGGGGTTCGGCTTGCCGGGGCGCTGTTCAACCTCATTCTCGCCGCCTTCTTCATCGGCTTCTTCACGCTCACCTTCGCGCTCTTCATCACTGTCTGGCTGTGGGACACCCACCGTCTGCTCGCTTTGGGTGTGGACGCAGCCATGTTCCTTGCGCTGAGCCTGCTCACCGCGCGCAACGCTTACCGGCGTCTCTCCGGGGGCACGCACCTCTTCCGCCACAGCGTGGGCGAGATCGCGCGCGACCGCGAGGCGATCGGCGGACAGCCACCCGAATGA
- a CDS encoding adenine phosphoribosyltransferase has product MLLDPNYLRDRIRTVPDWPQPGVQFRDITPLLQDPKTLRVLVEHFVFRYMDQKIDVVAGIDARGFIIGAILAHELNVGFVPIRKKGKLPFNTIAEEYELEYGSATVELHADACRAGDRVLLIDDLIATGGTMMAGKKLLERLGAIVVEGCAIVDLPELGGSKLLRDAGLPLFTLVDFSGH; this is encoded by the coding sequence ATGCTGCTCGATCCCAACTACCTGCGTGACCGCATCCGCACCGTGCCGGACTGGCCTCAGCCCGGCGTGCAGTTCCGCGACATCACGCCGTTGTTGCAGGACCCCAAGACGCTGCGCGTGCTGGTCGAGCACTTCGTGTTCCGCTACATGGACCAGAAGATCGACGTGGTCGCCGGCATCGACGCGCGCGGCTTCATCATCGGCGCCATCCTCGCGCATGAACTCAATGTCGGCTTCGTGCCGATCCGCAAGAAGGGCAAGCTGCCCTTCAACACGATCGCCGAGGAATACGAGCTCGAATACGGCAGCGCGACCGTGGAGCTGCACGCCGACGCGTGTCGGGCCGGCGACCGCGTGCTGCTGATCGACGACCTGATCGCCACCGGCGGCACGATGATGGCCGGCAAGAAGCTGCTCGAGCGCCTGGGGGCGATCGTGGTGGAAGGCTGCGCGATCGTGGACCTGCCCGAGCTGGGCGGCTCGAAGCTCCTACGCGACGCCGGCCTGCCGCTCTTCACCCTGGTGGACTTCAGCGGGCACTGA
- the pyrE gene encoding orotate phosphoribosyltransferase → MDFSRDFLALAVAKGVLRFGEFKTKAGRLSPYFFNSALFDDGASFGQLCGYYADAIRASGIAFDTLFGPAYKGIPLVAGTAIRLGEKGHNVPFCFNRKEAKDHGEGGTLVGAPLRGKVLILDDVISAGTSVRESVAIIRDQGATPAGVVIALDRMERGTGQLSAVQEVRENVGIPVVAVANLIDLLSFLGERPDLAEHRPAVDAYRSQWGVTDAA, encoded by the coding sequence GTGGATTTTAGCCGTGATTTCCTGGCCCTCGCCGTCGCGAAGGGCGTACTGCGCTTCGGCGAGTTCAAGACCAAGGCCGGGCGGCTGTCGCCGTACTTCTTCAATTCGGCGCTGTTCGATGACGGCGCCTCCTTCGGCCAGCTGTGCGGCTACTACGCTGACGCGATCCGCGCTTCCGGCATCGCCTTCGATACCCTGTTCGGCCCCGCCTACAAGGGCATCCCGCTGGTCGCCGGCACGGCGATCCGACTGGGTGAAAAGGGCCACAACGTGCCCTTCTGCTTCAACCGCAAGGAAGCCAAGGATCACGGCGAAGGCGGCACCCTGGTCGGCGCACCGCTGCGCGGCAAGGTGCTGATTCTCGACGACGTCATATCCGCCGGCACCTCGGTGCGCGAATCGGTTGCCATCATCCGCGACCAGGGCGCGACACCTGCGGGCGTGGTCATCGCGCTGGACCGCATGGAGCGCGGCACGGGGCAGCTTTCCGCGGTGCAGGAAGTACGCGAGAACGTGGGCATCCCGGTCGTCGCGGTCGCCAACCTGATCGACCTTCTCTCCTTCCTGGGCGAACGGCCCGACCTCGCCGAGCATCGCCCGGCGGTCGACGCCTACCGCTCCCAATGGGGCGTCACCGATGCGGCTTGA
- a CDS encoding YqjK family protein — MRSALYRYEASLAQRREALVRASGLQRQVLQAQISRHAPLFALADKLVAGVAWVRRNGPLVVAGAGLGLLVLRPRRALRLGMRAWSLWGAYRVWQGRFRAALTQLQARSSR, encoded by the coding sequence ATGAGGAGCGCACTGTACCGCTACGAGGCTTCTCTGGCCCAACGGCGCGAGGCCCTGGTGCGCGCTTCGGGCCTGCAACGCCAAGTCCTGCAGGCGCAGATCAGTCGCCACGCACCGCTGTTTGCGTTGGCCGACAAGCTCGTCGCTGGCGTGGCCTGGGTCCGGCGCAACGGGCCGCTGGTGGTCGCTGGCGCGGGCCTCGGGCTGCTGGTGTTGCGGCCCCGTCGGGCCCTGCGTCTGGGCATGCGGGCGTGGTCGCTCTGGGGCGCTTATCGGGTCTGGCAGGGGCGGTTCCGCGCGGCCCTTACGCAGCTGCAAGCGCGCAGTTCACGATAA
- a CDS encoding right-handed parallel beta-helix repeat-containing protein, which translates to MHYRRALSPLALALALSQPALAEVLKVDPQGGPFLSISDAAARARDGDTVEIAAGEYRGDVAVWTQKNLTLRAVGGPVRIKAAGTSAEGKGIWVVRGGAVRVEGIEFTGTRVRDRNGAGIRLDRGQLTVVHCRFIDNENGILTSGDAQSELTIESSEFANNGAGDGKSHNLYVGAIKRLAVSSSYFHHARVGHLIKSRAKENLIAYNRITDEIGGRASYELEFPNGGRALVVGNLIEQSSTTENSVMISFGAEGYAGRTSQLLLSHNTLVDDKPRNGIFLKVEPGSAVVRAQNNVLVGGNGRLDGVDAADAGHNFAADWEVFVQPQRDDYRLRKGSKLHGKAIAETVMDGMDTAPSSEYVHPLGQRELGAKPLNPGAFQSEGQ; encoded by the coding sequence ATGCACTACCGACGCGCGCTGAGCCCGCTTGCCCTCGCCCTGGCCCTGTCGCAGCCCGCGCTGGCCGAGGTGCTCAAGGTCGATCCCCAGGGTGGGCCCTTCCTCTCGATCTCCGATGCCGCGGCGCGGGCGCGCGATGGCGACACCGTCGAGATCGCGGCCGGCGAGTACCGTGGCGATGTTGCGGTGTGGACCCAGAAGAACCTGACGCTGCGCGCGGTCGGCGGCCCGGTGAGGATCAAGGCTGCCGGCACCTCGGCCGAGGGCAAGGGCATCTGGGTGGTCCGTGGCGGCGCCGTGCGCGTGGAGGGCATCGAATTCACCGGCACCCGGGTCCGCGACCGCAATGGCGCCGGCATACGCCTGGATCGTGGCCAGCTGACGGTGGTGCATTGCCGCTTCATCGACAACGAGAACGGCATCCTCACCTCGGGCGACGCCCAATCCGAGCTGACGATCGAGTCCAGCGAGTTCGCCAACAACGGCGCGGGCGATGGGAAGAGCCACAACCTTTATGTGGGCGCGATCAAGCGCCTCGCGGTAAGCAGCAGCTATTTCCATCACGCGCGGGTCGGGCACCTGATCAAGTCGCGCGCCAAGGAGAACCTGATCGCCTACAACCGGATCACCGACGAGATCGGCGGGCGCGCGAGCTACGAATTGGAGTTTCCCAACGGTGGTCGCGCCCTGGTGGTGGGCAACCTGATCGAGCAGTCCAGCACGACCGAGAACTCGGTGATGATTTCCTTCGGGGCGGAGGGCTATGCGGGCCGCACCTCCCAGTTGCTGCTCTCGCACAACACCCTGGTCGACGACAAACCGCGCAATGGCATCTTCCTCAAGGTCGAGCCCGGCTCAGCAGTCGTGCGCGCGCAGAACAACGTGCTGGTCGGCGGCAACGGTCGTCTGGACGGTGTCGACGCCGCCGATGCGGGTCACAATTTCGCCGCCGACTGGGAGGTCTTCGTGCAGCCCCAACGCGACGACTACCGTTTGCGCAAGGGTTCGAAACTGCACGGCAAGGCGATCGCCGAGACTGTCATGGATGGCATGGACACCGCCCCGAGCTCGGAGTACGTGCATCCGTTGGGTCAGCGCGAGCTGGGCGCCAAGCCACTCAATCCGGGCGCCTTCCAGAGCGAAGGGCAGTAG
- a CDS encoding exodeoxyribonuclease III: MLRVITLNLNGIRSAVRKGFLEWLAEQEADVVCLQEVKAQEVDLEAELLAPEGWHVAFECAQKKGYSGVAVFARQAPQKWVRGLGFAEFDPEGRCLQADFETPSGPLSVISLYLPSGSSSEERQAAKFRFMELFLPQLAALRAAGREVIVCGDWNIAHREADLKNWKSNQKNSGFLPEERAWLSRLFDEQGWIDVYRQLHPDTTDDCYTWWSNRGQAWAKNVGWRLDYQIATPGIAARAQRASIHKATRFSDHAPLTVDYDFDWSA, from the coding sequence ATGTTACGCGTCATCACCCTCAACCTCAACGGCATCCGCTCGGCGGTCCGTAAAGGCTTTCTCGAATGGTTGGCCGAGCAGGAGGCCGACGTGGTCTGCCTGCAGGAAGTCAAAGCGCAGGAAGTCGACCTGGAGGCCGAGCTGCTGGCGCCGGAAGGCTGGCACGTGGCTTTCGAATGCGCCCAGAAAAAGGGCTACAGCGGCGTCGCGGTGTTCGCCCGCCAGGCGCCGCAGAAGTGGGTCCGCGGCCTGGGCTTCGCGGAGTTCGATCCGGAGGGGCGCTGCCTCCAGGCGGACTTCGAGACACCCAGCGGTCCGCTGTCCGTGATCTCACTCTATCTGCCCTCGGGTTCCAGCTCCGAGGAAAGGCAGGCGGCGAAGTTCCGATTCATGGAACTCTTTTTGCCCCAGCTTGCCGCACTCAGAGCGGCTGGCAGGGAGGTTATCGTCTGCGGCGACTGGAATATCGCGCATCGCGAAGCCGACCTGAAGAACTGGAAATCGAACCAGAAGAATTCCGGTTTCCTGCCCGAGGAGCGTGCCTGGTTGTCCCGGCTGTTCGACGAACAGGGCTGGATCGACGTGTATCGGCAACTGCATCCGGATACCACCGACGACTGCTACACCTGGTGGTCCAATCGCGGTCAGGCCTGGGCCAAGAACGTCGGTTGGCGGCTGGATTACCAGATTGCAACACCGGGTATCGCCGCACGGGCCCAGCGCGCTAGCATCCACAAGGCAACACGGTTTTCCGATCACGCACCACTGACCGTCGACTACGACTTCGACTGGTCGGCTTAA
- a CDS encoding NCS2 family permease, translating to MLERLFQLREHGTNVRTEVLAGVTTFLTMAYIIFVNPSILAAAGMPHDAVFVATCVAAALGSLVMGLYANYPIAMAPGMGLNAYFAFAVVKGMGMPWQVALGAVFISGVLFILVSLFRIREWIVNAIPHSLKLAISAGIGLFLAIIGLKNAGLIVANPATLVGLGDLHSHSALLSIFGLILIVALEARRVTGGVIIGILAVTLIAVAIGDQPFGGVFAAPPSLEPTLFKLDIAGALNMGIVSVVLTFFVVELFDATGTLVGVAHRAGLLDKEGKLPRLKRALLADSAAIVAGSALGTSSTTAYIESAAGTAVGGRTGLTATVVAILFLAALFLAPLAGTVPAYATAPALIYVAILMTRGLSEIDWTDLTESAPAVLCAVAMPFTYSIADGIAFGFVSYALIKLLAGRVREVPLAVWLIAVVFILKFALL from the coding sequence ATGCTCGAACGCCTATTCCAGCTGCGCGAACACGGCACTAACGTCCGAACCGAAGTCCTGGCCGGCGTCACGACCTTCCTGACGATGGCCTACATCATCTTCGTGAACCCGAGCATCCTGGCGGCCGCCGGGATGCCGCACGACGCGGTCTTCGTCGCGACCTGCGTGGCGGCGGCCCTGGGTTCGCTGGTGATGGGGCTCTACGCCAACTACCCGATCGCGATGGCACCCGGCATGGGGCTCAACGCCTACTTCGCCTTCGCCGTCGTCAAGGGCATGGGCATGCCCTGGCAGGTCGCGCTGGGCGCGGTCTTCATCTCCGGCGTGCTGTTCATCCTGGTGAGCCTGTTCCGGATTCGCGAATGGATCGTCAACGCGATCCCGCATTCGCTCAAGCTCGCGATCTCGGCCGGCATCGGCCTCTTCCTCGCGATCATCGGACTCAAGAACGCGGGGCTCATCGTCGCCAATCCGGCCACCCTCGTCGGCCTGGGTGACCTGCATTCGCACTCCGCGCTGCTGTCGATCTTCGGCCTCATCCTGATCGTTGCGCTGGAAGCGCGCCGGGTGACCGGCGGCGTGATCATCGGCATCCTCGCGGTGACGCTGATCGCGGTGGCGATCGGCGACCAGCCCTTCGGCGGCGTCTTCGCCGCGCCGCCGTCGCTGGAGCCCACGCTCTTCAAGCTCGACATTGCCGGTGCGCTGAACATGGGCATCGTGTCGGTGGTGCTGACCTTCTTCGTGGTCGAGCTCTTCGATGCCACCGGCACCCTGGTCGGTGTCGCGCACCGCGCCGGGTTGCTCGACAAGGAAGGCAAGTTGCCGCGCCTGAAGCGCGCGCTGCTCGCGGACTCGGCGGCCATCGTCGCGGGTTCGGCCCTGGGCACTTCCTCGACCACCGCCTATATCGAGAGCGCGGCCGGCACCGCCGTCGGCGGCCGCACCGGCCTGACCGCCACGGTGGTGGCGATCCTCTTCCTCGCGGCGCTCTTCCTCGCGCCGCTGGCGGGCACCGTGCCGGCCTATGCGACCGCGCCGGCCCTGATCTACGTCGCGATCCTGATGACCCGCGGTCTTTCCGAGATCGACTGGACCGACCTGACCGAGTCCGCGCCCGCCGTGCTCTGCGCGGTGGCGATGCCCTTCACCTACTCGATCGCCGATGGTATCGCCTTCGGTTTCGTGAGCTATGCGCTGATCAAGCTCCTGGCCGGTCGCGTGCGCGAGGTTCCGCTCGCCGTGTGGCTGATCGCGGTGGTCTTCATCCTTAAGTTCGCCCTGCTCTGA
- a CDS encoding DUF883 family protein — translation MSEVTQAGRDKMVADVKVLISDAEELLKLTAGEASGKLAEVRTRLGERVAAAKVRVVEMEQALVAKTKEAAKATDVYVHENPWKSVGIAAGAGLLIGLLIGRR, via the coding sequence ATGAGCGAAGTGACCCAGGCCGGTCGCGACAAGATGGTCGCGGATGTGAAAGTGCTGATCTCCGACGCCGAAGAGCTGCTCAAGCTCACGGCCGGCGAGGCCTCCGGCAAGCTTGCCGAAGTGCGGACACGCCTGGGCGAGCGCGTGGCGGCGGCCAAGGTGCGCGTGGTCGAGATGGAACAAGCCCTGGTTGCCAAGACCAAGGAAGCGGCCAAGGCGACCGATGTCTATGTGCATGAGAATCCCTGGAAGTCGGTTGGCATCGCCGCTGGCGCGGGGCTGCTGATCGGCCTGCTCATCGGCCGTCGCTGA
- a CDS encoding TIGR00266 family protein encodes MAMDVIDYEIFGRDMQYVEIELDPGEAAIGEAGAMMMMEDGIQMDTVFGDGSANQGSGLFGKLMGAGKRLLTGESLFTTIFHNEGHGKRRVAFAAPYPGQIVPVQLSDVGGTLMCQKDAFLCAARGVSLGIGFQKKLGAGLFGGEGFILQKLEGDGLAFFHAGGALAVKQLAAGETLRVDTGCVAAFESTVDFDIQYVGKVKSALFSGEGLFTATLRGPGRVWIQSLPLSRLADRIVQSAPSAGGQSREEGSLLGGLGRLIDGD; translated from the coding sequence ATGGCCATGGACGTCATCGACTACGAAATCTTCGGTCGCGACATGCAGTACGTCGAGATCGAGCTGGACCCGGGCGAGGCCGCGATCGGCGAGGCCGGCGCAATGATGATGATGGAGGACGGGATCCAGATGGACACCGTCTTCGGCGACGGCTCGGCCAACCAGGGCAGCGGGCTCTTCGGCAAGCTGATGGGCGCCGGCAAGCGCCTGCTCACGGGCGAATCGCTCTTCACCACCATCTTCCACAACGAAGGTCACGGCAAACGCCGCGTGGCCTTCGCCGCGCCCTACCCCGGCCAGATCGTGCCGGTGCAGCTCTCCGATGTCGGCGGCACGCTCATGTGCCAGAAGGACGCATTCCTTTGCGCGGCACGTGGCGTCTCACTGGGCATCGGCTTCCAGAAGAAACTCGGGGCCGGGCTCTTCGGCGGCGAAGGCTTCATCCTGCAGAAGCTCGAAGGCGATGGCCTCGCCTTCTTCCACGCCGGTGGCGCGCTGGCGGTCAAGCAACTCGCCGCGGGCGAGACCCTGCGGGTAGACACCGGCTGCGTGGCGGCTTTCGAGAGCACGGTGGACTTCGACATCCAGTACGTCGGCAAGGTGAAGAGCGCGTTGTTCTCGGGCGAAGGGCTATTCACGGCCACCCTGCGCGGACCGGGCCGCGTCTGGATCCAGTCCCTGCCGCTCTCGCGCCTGGCCGACCGCATCGTCCAGTCCGCGCCCTCGGCCGGCGGCCAGAGCCGCGAGGAAG